The nucleotide sequence GGCCTGTAAATATCTCGGTGGAATCGATGCATTCCGGAAGATCCTCAGTACGGATGGACCAAGGGGACTGTACAGAGGTTTTGGGATATCAATACTGACATATGCCCCTTCAAATGCAGTTTGGTGGGCGTCATACTCTGTTGCCCAGAGACTCGTCTGGGGTGGGGTTGGATGCTACTTCTGCAAGAAAGATGATGTTATTAGCAGTGAGAATGGCGTCAACACTTTAAGACCAGATTCCAAGACGGTAATGGCAGTTCAGGGTATTAGTGCAGCAATGGCAGGAGGCATTTCAGCTTTGATTACTATGCCCCTTGACACAATCAAGACGAGATTACAGGTCCTGGATGGCGACGAGAATGGCCGGAGGGGCCCAACTATGGGGCAAACAGTTAGGAATTTGATCAGGGAAGGTGGATGGATGGCCTGTTACAGAGGTTTGGGACCGCGGTGTGCTTCCATGTCCATGTCCGCCACCACCATGATCACGACCTATGAGTTTCTAAAACGCCTCTCGGCAAAGAATCAACAGGGTTTAACATCATGAACACGGATAAAAAAGAGGAATTGGTAGAGAAAAGGAGGTTTTTCTCTTTGATCTCCGTTTAAATCCTTTCTGTCTTGACTTTCAACTTGTTTTTATTCCTCTAGTTTCTATTTgcatctctctttccttctaGTATCCTGTTTATCCATGGGATGAATCAATGTAAGCTGTTGCACTCTTGttcatatagaaatatatatatataaatatatatattttttgttttctctcatCTCTGTATTCTATATTATCTTTATGTACGAGTGTGTCATTTTCACGACTTATGGTCCTTAATTGCCAGAGAAAGTTGTGAAGGTTCTAGATTCCTTGTGTTTAGAAGAGGATAGCATCTAGATCTACTCCTtggtaataaataaaatttttcaccCCATCCCCACCGTGCGCAAGATAGAAAcattaaaacttgatttatgTTGCTGGTTGTATTCCTCCTTTTGGGCAGGGCACAGATTCGTGCTTAATCCTacctttaaaaattatttatttatttgcgtTTTCTAGCTTTAGTCTGAAGGTGGGGCCTGCCCACCACTTGAATGGATAGCATATTTAACAGTGGGTACACCATCATTTGAGATCTACAATGGAAGTGGTTCTAAGATATGCCCTTTTATATTTGCAAAGTCCCAAACAGCTcatctttaaaaatttgatgaaaGTTTGGCCCCATGTGCTCTCTGCCAATTTGGTATTTCAATCCATACCATGGACCCATCTGAATAACGTATTTCATggattcttctctttctttttttctttttctttttcttttttttttcattttggctATAAACTTCAACGTTATTATTATAAGGGGCGTCAAGGGTGCAATAAAATGtaacaaaacaaagataatagTAATACTTCAGTGCCTGCTTTTTCTTCTCATATGATGTGTTGGATGTTAAGTATGGAGCTGCTTGAGTGGACGCAACCATGAATGAACGTGGAATTGAGAGATAACTTCCTTCTGATGGGACCCTTTTCTATGAATGAAACCGGATTAATACATTGATGCTATTTTTAACCAAATGGGAAGGCAATTAAATGGATTATCGTGGATTTAATCCCATATTTATTCTGGTTTCGTGAGCAATCTTGTGTACCCAGTGTCCGCTTAAAGAGGTAGTGGCTGGAGATTTTTGtcattacaaaataaaataaaataaaagaaaaaataaaaacgaatTCTATGCAAagcatcaaattcaataattaaataccgAAAGAATGGTGCATTTTACCCAAAGGGTAAACAAGTCCTCAAACATTGTAAGGCACTTTTAAGCTCCATGAAAATGGGTAACACGTACGCGGCAAACCCATCAGGTAACACGGTTTAATCACTTTGAcaataaaaatgaagataaggGCATCTTGTAACACAAACAAGAccataaaaaaacttaaaactgaaaacaaagtCATCAACCACCAACAAACAGATACCATGGATCACTTAcgcccaaaaatgagaaaaagtaCACcacagaaataaaatataaaaaatggaaagaaatgaaaacctGGATCAGAGCGCAGCGTGCTCAATATCATCACCTCTAAGTGCGTGCTTCAAGCTTAAGCAAGAAACCTGATGCTATGGTCAAGAAAGAGGGTAACTGAAACAGAAATACCAAAAGCTTAACTCATGAATGCattagtttgtatttattttttcattccaTGGTGCTGCAAGAATGAACGCTCTTTTATcatattaaaacaataaaaggtACAGGAGGGATGGAAGAGTACGAAATAATAAAAGTTCAGGGGCACCAACATAATCAGCATGGATTTATGCAAAACGATACGGGAATCATGTGATATGTTTCTTATAAAGTGAAGACATGACAAGATGCATCACACCTCCCCCACGTTGAGTGACCAAAACtcctaataaatttataaggTGAAGATATCAATTCTTCCAAATAAAATGGGGATCAATTTTTGTAGAGCTAGAATTAACAGTCCTATAACAAAAAGTGAGAAACCCACCCGGAAAAAAGATAGGTATTTGCAATATTGTAGTGCTAAATATAGCCCTCAGAAACAAGAAAAACCCTACTTAAAATGTAGTTAGCTGGCTGCAAAGCTAGAGAAAGAACCAGATACATCAAGGACGAGCTCTCTTATTGCTGCAGGATGGGCACTTGTACTGCTTAATATGCTCGGCTCTAGCTGGGGTAATCTTCACACACTTGCCATGGAACCACTTCTCGCATATGTCACAACAGATCCAGAATTCATCGGATGCATAATTCTCTCCACATGCCCCACACAATGTCTCCCCGTGCtcatcttcgtcttcgtcttcgtcttcatcttcatcGTCCAAGCCCTCTTCCTCTTTGGGCTGTGACTTTGAAGATTTCCCCTGCGATTCAGATTTCCACTTCTTGGTCAAACAAAAACTAGGCAATGAAAAACCAATAAGAGAAGAAAGGATAATGGAACGCAATAACAAGGACTACAAAATCCTTTACATCAAAAGGCCAGTGGTCCTTTTGCATGTGCCCAGTGGGTGTGCCTACAGGTTCCCTATATGGTTCAAAAAAGAAGACGAACATCGAGTATTGCCTCCGAAGTCAAAAGGGTGAAATATCCTGTCTTGCCTACTCACAAAATGTAAGGCAATCAACGGGCAACTCCAACCAGAAAAAGTGACCTTCCCATTTCATAACTTGTAAATAAGTTTATTAGACTTGCAATTCCCAAGTCTTGTTAAAATGGCAAGGTAAACAACAAAGTTAACTTAAGTTTCTGTTTAATGGTAGATAAGTTCATTTAATATccaaccataaaatatatacaagactTGATGTAAAACTGCATTCTTGTTAGCTGCTATTGGCACATAAAAGGTTAGATTATCATAAGCTTGTGATATTCATAGATTGTCATAAGCTTGTGATATTCAAACTTGTCTAAGGAAAAAGAACTAACAAGCTTTTTCCTCAACCCTGGCACCACCTTAAT is from Diospyros lotus cultivar Yz01 chromosome 2, ASM1463336v1, whole genome shotgun sequence and encodes:
- the LOC127794414 gene encoding uncharacterized protein LOC127794414 is translated as MSLSAAEEDSAQEIHIPADIDWQMLDKSKFFFLGAALFSGVSAALYPVVVLKTRQQVAESQVSCIRTAFWIVRHEGLRGLYRGFGTSLMGTIPARALYMTALEVTKSNVGTATIRLGLAEPTAAAIANAAAGLSAAMAAQLVWTPIDVVSQRLMVQGGNNPKLPAASACKYLGGIDAFRKILSTDGPRGLYRGFGISILTYAPSNAVWWASYSVAQRLVWGGVGCYFCKKDDVISSENGVNTLRPDSKTVMAVQGISAAMAGGISALITMPLDTIKTRLQVLDGDENGRRGPTMGQTVRNLIREGGWMACYRGLGPRCASMSMSATTMITTYEFLKRLSAKNQQGLTS